Within the Gloeobacter kilaueensis JS1 genome, the region GCTGCCTTGAACAATGCAAAAGTGTACATCCTCGGTAATGGATCGAATACGCTCTTTACGGCTGACACGATTCGTGCGCTGGTGCTTAAAAATTGCATCCCCAAATTACTGAAATCACTTCCTGATAACAGGCTTGAGATCAGCTCAAGCGTACAAATCAATGATGTCTTGAACTACTGCTATCAGCGCTCTCTCACCTCCTTTTATTATCTGGCGTCTGTACCGGCGAGCATCGGAGGAGCCTTAGCCATGAATGCTGGACGTGGCAGGAGTCATAATTGCACCATCTACGATTTCGTCGAGAGTGTAACGTTTTTCGACGGAGAGACAGTAAAGACCCTCAAGAACGATGAAATTGCAAGAGGCTATCGCAAAACAATCTTTACAGGGATGCACGAGAAGCTGATCTTGAGCGCAATTCTACAATTTGAGAGAACGGAATTTGGGATAAGCCCTATTTCAGAGCGTCGCCAATTTGCAAAAGAGCACCAAGACAATACTCAACCCAATTGCGGTACGGTTTTTAAGTCTGCCTGCTATCCCATCATGGATCGGCTGCGCGGCATACGGGTTGGAGAGGCACAGTTTTCCCAGAAAACTAGTAACTGGATTCTCAACAAATCTGCGAGCAGCAGGAATATCATGCGCTTGATTGCAATTGCCAAGTTACTGCATCTGGTTACATTCAGGAAGATTGAGCTTGAAGTAATTAGTGTCAATTAAGTTATCTATTGTGAAAGTAACAGAGTCAGCTCAAACCCACCCACAGGAATGCCAGTCATGAAAGTAGGAATTCTGACATTTCACCATACGACTAACTATGGTGCTATGCTTCAAAATTACGCATTAGCTAAAACAATTGCAGCTATGGGATTTGACGTTGAGGATATAGATTACCGTCCCTACAGAGCAGTTCGATACTACCTGAAGGAGAATTTTTTACCAGGCCGTCCACTACTTAGCAATCTGATTAAGTACTGGAAAATGAGCGAGTTTAGAAAAGCCCATATCAAGCTCAGCAATTCTACCTGTTACACTCGCGAAGGTCTGCAACGGTATCGTCGAAATTATGATGCCGTCATCTGTGGTAGTGATCAAGTCTGGTGCATCGATTCATTTCGCAGATATGATCCCTCCTACTTTCTCGATTTTATCGACCAACAAGCAACTCGCAAGATAAGCTATGCTGCCAGTGCTGCCTGGACCACCACCTTTGGGCAACATAAGCAAAAGACGGCGAATTTGCTGCGCCACTTTTCTGCTATTTCTGTCCGCGATGCGAATACTCGACGGCTTGTTAAAGAGGAATGTGGTCTCGACGCACCTTGCGTTTTAGATCCGACCTTTTTGGTGAACTACGATGAGCTCTTGGCCACAAATACTATCCCCCAAAAGAGCCCATACCTGCTTATTTATAAAATGGGACCAATGCAGAGAGACGAAGAGAAGTTCATTCTAGAACTCGCTCGTTCTAAAAATCTGGAGGTTCTTTCTGTTGGATATTCCCATAAAATCGCTACTAGAAGAAATTTTATCGGGATTGGACCTCAAGAATGGGTAAATTACTTTGCTAATTCCCAGTATGTGTTTACCGATTCCTATCATGGAACCATTTTTTCGATTATTTTTAGAAAGCCCTTTAATGTTTTCGTAGACACTAC harbors:
- a CDS encoding polysaccharide pyruvyl transferase family protein, with the protein product MKVGILTFHHTTNYGAMLQNYALAKTIAAMGFDVEDIDYRPYRAVRYYLKENFLPGRPLLSNLIKYWKMSEFRKAHIKLSNSTCYTREGLQRYRRNYDAVICGSDQVWCIDSFRRYDPSYFLDFIDQQATRKISYAASAAWTTTFGQHKQKTANLLRHFSAISVRDANTRRLVKEECGLDAPCVLDPTFLVNYDELLATNTIPQKSPYLLIYKMGPMQRDEEKFILELARSKNLEVLSVGYSHKIATRRNFIGIGPQEWVNYFANSQYVFTDSYHGTIFSIIFRKPFNVFVDTTKATKTGDLLLELGLTDRIFGTGATTDQVDYTFAAEKLARQIQLSKAFLSQALADVSQVAILESGGKINISG
- a CDS encoding FAD-binding protein, with the protein product MVNVISLDSNQLSTFRTHHHFEHYGEFHDLDEFAKYSHWAALNNAKVYILGNGSNTLFTADTIRALVLKNCIPKLLKSLPDNRLEISSSVQINDVLNYCYQRSLTSFYYLASVPASIGGALAMNAGRGRSHNCTIYDFVESVTFFDGETVKTLKNDEIARGYRKTIFTGMHEKLILSAILQFERTEFGISPISERRQFAKEHQDNTQPNCGTVFKSACYPIMDRLRGIRVGEAQFSQKTSNWILNKSASSRNIMRLIAIAKLLHLVTFRKIELEVISVN